Proteins encoded together in one Pseudomonas sp. TCU-HL1 window:
- a CDS encoding alpha/beta hydrolase, which yields MARSLIGVILLALALYLGVGGLLFVFQRSLIYFPQPRAIGGPDRLLMLPVTDQQIAVTVRPLASPKALIYFGGNAEDVSRSLPDFGEAFPDHALYLLHYRGFGDSTGKPSEAAIQNDALELFDKVSALHGEVAVVGRSLGSGVAIRLASQRPVARLVLVTPYNSILELAQRQFPIYPVRWMLQDTYESWRYAPAISIPTLLIVAERDEVIPRWSSEKLFAQFRSGVARREVIPGVGHNDIGGRPEYLELIRSGL from the coding sequence ATGGCCCGCAGCCTGATCGGCGTCATCCTGCTAGCCCTTGCGCTCTATCTGGGTGTGGGCGGGCTGCTCTTCGTCTTCCAGCGTTCGCTGATCTACTTCCCGCAGCCCCGCGCAATCGGCGGCCCGGACCGGCTGCTGATGCTGCCGGTGACGGACCAGCAGATCGCCGTCACCGTGCGGCCGCTCGCCAGCCCCAAGGCGCTGATCTACTTCGGCGGCAATGCCGAGGATGTGTCGCGCAGCCTGCCGGACTTTGGCGAGGCGTTTCCCGACCACGCCCTCTACCTGCTGCACTACCGGGGTTTCGGCGACAGCACGGGCAAGCCCTCGGAGGCAGCCATCCAGAACGACGCCCTGGAGCTGTTCGACAAGGTCAGCGCCCTGCACGGCGAAGTGGCCGTGGTCGGCCGCAGCCTGGGCAGCGGCGTGGCCATTCGCCTGGCCAGCCAGCGCCCGGTGGCGCGCCTGGTACTGGTCACGCCTTACAACAGCATCCTCGAACTGGCCCAGCGGCAATTTCCCATCTACCCGGTGCGCTGGATGCTTCAGGACACGTACGAGTCCTGGCGCTACGCCCCGGCCATCAGCATCCCCACCCTGCTGATCGTCGCAGAACGCGACGAGGTGATTCCACGCTGGAGCAGCGAGAAGCTCTTCGCCCAGTTCCGCTCGGGAGTAGCACGGCGGGAGGTGATCCCCGGTGTTGGACACAACGACATTGGCGGCCGGCCGGAGTATCTGGAACTGATTCGCAGCGGCCTTTAA
- a CDS encoding NAD(P)H-dependent oxidoreductase — protein sequence MKKILLLNGGKKFAHSDGRYNATLHDAALAHLDRAGFDVKETQIDAGYDIAEEVQKFLWADVVIYQMPGWWMGAPWTVKRYLDEVFTAGHGSLYANDGRTRSDASQKYGSGGLIQGKQYMLSLTWNAPQQAFDDPTDFFEGKGVDTVYFPFHKANEFLGMSALPTFLCVDVMKRPNIEADVKRYEEHLAKVFGTQK from the coding sequence ATGAAAAAGATCCTTCTGCTCAACGGCGGCAAGAAATTCGCCCACTCCGACGGCCGCTACAACGCCACCCTGCACGATGCCGCGCTGGCCCATCTCGACCGCGCCGGCTTCGACGTCAAGGAAACCCAGATCGACGCCGGTTACGACATTGCCGAAGAGGTGCAGAAATTCCTCTGGGCCGACGTGGTGATCTACCAGATGCCCGGCTGGTGGATGGGCGCGCCCTGGACCGTGAAGCGCTACCTGGACGAGGTGTTCACCGCCGGCCACGGCAGCCTCTACGCCAACGACGGCCGCACCCGCTCCGACGCGTCGCAGAAGTACGGCAGCGGTGGCCTCATCCAGGGCAAGCAGTACATGCTGTCGCTGACCTGGAACGCTCCGCAGCAGGCCTTCGACGACCCGACCGACTTCTTCGAGGGCAAGGGCGTGGATACCGTGTACTTCCCCTTCCACAAGGCCAACGAGTTCCTCGGCATGAGCGCCCTGCCCACCTTCCTCTGCGTGGACGTGATGAAGCGCCCGAACATCGAAGCGGATGTGAAGCGCTATGAAGAGCACCTGGCGAAGGTGTTTGGCACTCAGAAGTGA
- a CDS encoding FHA domain-containing protein gives MLRIHFADNRQAPIWLVDERFTIGQDSRNSLVLAEPEISLFHAEIRQEHGQYYLSDCGTPGGTFVNGERIGARFQLRSDDRVRVGQLELLLVDPAKARPKAETTARWYLQVIKGEHEGQKYHVTGSMTFGRSVKCELCFSDQELSRRHCEFFLKDDVLEAKDLASANGVFVNQQKVSTAVLQPGDQIRMGTVTLLVIGPKVAAPQAVDEDATLFMPVVQLPKAAAPRPAGRQPVANPLRAAAQKQAAPAEAARQSPNRLLIGLLVLVVAAAAAFAGKTML, from the coding sequence ATGCTCAGGATTCATTTTGCCGATAACCGCCAGGCGCCCATCTGGCTGGTGGACGAGCGCTTCACCATCGGCCAGGACAGTCGCAACAGCCTCGTTCTGGCGGAACCGGAGATCAGTCTGTTCCACGCGGAAATCCGCCAGGAGCACGGTCAGTACTACCTGAGCGACTGCGGCACGCCCGGTGGCACCTTCGTCAATGGCGAACGTATCGGCGCACGCTTCCAGCTGCGTTCCGACGACCGCGTACGGGTTGGCCAGCTCGAACTGCTGCTGGTGGACCCGGCCAAGGCCCGGCCGAAGGCGGAAACCACGGCGCGCTGGTACCTGCAGGTGATCAAGGGGGAGCACGAAGGGCAGAAATACCACGTCACCGGCTCCATGACCTTTGGCCGCTCGGTGAAGTGCGAGCTGTGCTTCAGCGATCAGGAACTGTCGCGCCGGCACTGCGAGTTCTTCCTCAAGGACGACGTGCTGGAGGCCAAGGACCTGGCCTCGGCCAACGGCGTGTTCGTCAACCAGCAGAAAGTCAGCACCGCCGTGCTGCAGCCGGGTGACCAGATCCGTATGGGCACGGTGACCCTGCTGGTCATTGGTCCCAAGGTGGCGGCCCCCCAGGCCGTGGACGAAGATGCCACCCTGTTCATGCCGGTCGTCCAACTGCCCAAGGCCGCCGCGCCACGTCCGGCAGGGCGCCAGCCCGTGGCGAACCCGCTGCGAGCGGCGGCGCAGAAGCAGGCCGCGCCCGCCGAAGCGGCGCGGCAATCGCCGAACAGGCTGCTGATCGGGCTGCTGGTGCTGGTCGTTGCCGCGGCGGCAGCGTTCGCAGGAAAGACGATGCTGTAG
- a CDS encoding PP2C family protein-serine/threonine phosphatase, whose product MPEILGYAAQSITGCVRSHNEDSLLCAPDLGLWAVADGMGGHQRGEVASSVAVATLRETVALGQRLPNAVQAAHNAVLSAASGSGMGTTLVAVKFDGAAFDLAWAGDSRAYRVSADGISRLSHDHSLVQALVDAGELTAHEARRHPQRNVVTQCLGQAHQALEVGCAQGTLAPGELLLLCSDGLTGELDDDQIQAQCAIADTLEDLVAGLLQQACDAGGRDNISCIVIGLLLPETTAAASRSNSFLSRLLKTRRL is encoded by the coding sequence ATGCCCGAGATACTGGGATACGCCGCGCAGTCCATCACCGGCTGTGTGCGCTCGCACAACGAAGATTCGCTGCTCTGCGCCCCCGACCTGGGGCTCTGGGCGGTGGCCGACGGCATGGGCGGCCACCAGCGCGGCGAGGTGGCCAGCAGCGTTGCGGTCGCCACCTTGCGGGAAACCGTTGCGCTGGGACAGCGCCTGCCGAACGCGGTGCAGGCCGCGCACAACGCGGTGCTGTCGGCGGCATCAGGCTCCGGCATGGGCACCACCCTGGTGGCGGTGAAATTCGACGGCGCTGCCTTCGACCTGGCCTGGGCGGGCGACAGCCGCGCCTACCGGGTGAGCGCCGACGGCATCAGCCGCCTGAGCCATGACCACAGCCTGGTGCAGGCCCTGGTGGACGCCGGCGAGCTGACTGCGCACGAAGCGCGCAGGCATCCGCAACGCAACGTCGTGACCCAGTGCCTTGGCCAGGCGCACCAGGCACTTGAAGTCGGCTGCGCACAGGGCACACTGGCACCCGGCGAGCTCTTGCTCCTGTGCAGCGACGGCCTCACCGGCGAGCTGGACGATGACCAGATCCAGGCCCAGTGTGCTATCGCCGATACCCTGGAAGACCTGGTGGCCGGGTTGCTGCAGCAGGCCTGCGACGCCGGTGGTCGGGACAACATCTCCTGCATCGTGATCGGCCTGTTGTTGCCGGAAACCACTGCGGCGGCCAGCAGGTCCAATTCGTTCCTGAGCCGGTTGCTCAAAACCCGAAGACTCTGA
- a CDS encoding serine/threonine-protein kinase — translation MNDNLLDIPGYLVHGRLGKGGMAEVYLATQESLNRKVAVKVLDRLDDEAFTERFVREARILASLRHPSIVTIHDIDSLPDGRHYLAMEFLSGGDLGRYKGQALEPLEALRIVRQIAGALAVVHDKGLVHRDIKPANILFRDDGTAVLTDFGIAKDLELDTELTQFNVAVGSPAYSSPEQAQCQTLDARSDIYSLGVILLELLTGDNPYRGASYAETVLNHVQMDPPLLRRGLSDYQHVIDRMLAKDPDERFADCRVLLDSLNELCDLDLDFTRIAPAMRVDRPAEQSVARRRYRGLLWGLVGLMLLVVSTGGGYYVVLRMKIADLLELGEQRLAEGKLVEPAADNADFYFHEVLRLDNDNAKAGDGLQRVLAARISNILALAEQRLAEDNLLQPEQDNAVFYYQQVLTLAPGNEQALAGLEKVAQRFVDHSEEAYRRREFALALEYIDAGLQVAPTNPTLLELRAVHEQRVRKAKTKAVRVAANRAAKPQAKQPEQTNPIKKLWNRLFN, via the coding sequence ATGAACGACAATCTTCTCGATATACCCGGCTATCTCGTGCACGGACGCCTGGGCAAAGGCGGGATGGCCGAGGTCTACCTCGCCACCCAGGAGTCCCTCAATCGCAAGGTGGCGGTGAAGGTGCTGGACAGGCTGGACGACGAAGCCTTCACCGAGCGTTTCGTCCGGGAGGCGCGCATACTCGCGTCCCTGCGTCACCCGTCCATCGTCACCATTCACGACATCGACTCGCTGCCCGATGGCCGCCACTACCTGGCCATGGAGTTCCTCTCGGGCGGCGACCTTGGCCGCTACAAGGGCCAGGCACTGGAGCCCCTGGAAGCGCTGCGCATCGTTCGGCAGATCGCCGGTGCCCTGGCGGTGGTGCACGACAAGGGTCTGGTGCACCGTGACATCAAACCGGCCAACATCCTCTTCCGCGACGACGGCACCGCGGTGCTCACCGACTTTGGCATCGCCAAGGACCTGGAACTGGACACCGAGCTGACCCAGTTCAACGTCGCCGTCGGCAGTCCGGCCTACAGCAGCCCGGAGCAGGCCCAGTGCCAGACGCTGGATGCGCGCAGCGACATCTACAGCCTGGGCGTGATCCTACTGGAGTTGCTGACCGGTGATAACCCGTATCGCGGCGCCAGCTACGCGGAAACCGTGCTCAATCACGTGCAGATGGACCCGCCGTTGCTGCGACGCGGCCTGTCCGACTACCAGCACGTGATCGACCGCATGCTGGCCAAGGACCCGGACGAACGCTTCGCCGATTGCCGCGTGCTGCTGGACAGCCTCAATGAGCTGTGCGATCTCGACCTCGACTTCACCCGCATCGCACCCGCCATGCGCGTGGACCGGCCGGCCGAGCAGTCCGTGGCACGTCGCCGGTACCGGGGCCTGCTCTGGGGCCTGGTCGGGTTGATGCTGCTGGTGGTTTCCACGGGTGGCGGCTACTACGTCGTGCTGCGGATGAAAATCGCCGACCTGCTGGAACTGGGGGAGCAGCGCCTGGCCGAAGGCAAGCTGGTGGAACCGGCCGCAGACAACGCCGATTTCTACTTCCATGAGGTGCTGCGCCTGGACAACGACAATGCCAAGGCGGGCGACGGCCTGCAGCGTGTCCTTGCCGCGCGCATCAGCAACATCCTGGCGCTGGCCGAACAGCGCCTGGCAGAAGACAACCTGTTGCAGCCGGAACAGGACAACGCGGTGTTCTATTACCAGCAGGTGCTGACGTTGGCGCCGGGTAACGAGCAGGCCCTGGCGGGACTGGAAAAAGTCGCGCAGCGCTTCGTCGACCACAGCGAAGAGGCCTACCGCCGGCGCGAGTTCGCTCTCGCGCTGGAATACATCGACGCCGGCCTGCAGGTGGCGCCGACGAACCCGACCCTGCTGGAGCTGCGCGCCGTTCACGAGCAGCGGGTGCGCAAGGCCAAGACCAAGGCCGTGCGGGTGGCGGCGAATCGGGCGGCCAAACCTCAGGCGAAGCAGCCAGAGCAGACCAATCCCATCAAGAAGCTGTGGAATCGCCTCTTCAATTAA
- a CDS encoding carboxymuconolactone decarboxylase family protein, with product MERKHDLDTYKRFKKQHPAYFQAVETLGAVVRQAGPLDELSLQLIQLAAAAAIHSEGAVHSHTRRALEAGATPEHIHHTLLALTSTIGFPTVMAALSWAGDVLEHRE from the coding sequence ATGGAACGCAAGCACGATCTCGACACCTACAAGCGCTTCAAGAAGCAGCATCCAGCGTACTTTCAGGCGGTGGAAACCCTCGGCGCCGTGGTGCGCCAGGCCGGTCCGCTGGATGAACTCAGCCTGCAACTGATCCAGCTCGCCGCCGCCGCGGCGATTCACTCCGAAGGCGCTGTTCACAGCCACACCCGGCGCGCCCTGGAAGCCGGTGCCACTCCCGAGCACATCCACCACACCCTGCTGGCGCTCACCAGCACCATCGGCTTCCCCACCGTGATGGCCGCCCTGAGTTGGGCGGGAGATGTGCTGGAGCACCGTGAGTAG
- a CDS encoding putative quinol monooxygenase yields the protein MTQPYGFILHAYTKPEKADAFEALFRAYVEPSRAEAGCIEYHMLRDAQDPSLFIFFEVWQSHVHFETHCALPHMRRFHENRMDYLRRDFDIREIEMLSPSSAGR from the coding sequence ATGACCCAGCCCTACGGCTTCATCCTTCATGCGTACACGAAACCCGAGAAAGCCGATGCGTTCGAAGCGCTGTTCCGCGCCTATGTCGAACCCAGCCGGGCGGAGGCGGGTTGCATCGAATACCACATGCTGCGTGATGCACAGGACCCGAGCCTGTTCATCTTCTTCGAGGTCTGGCAGAGCCATGTCCACTTCGAGACGCACTGCGCGCTGCCGCATATGCGCCGCTTCCATGAAAACCGCATGGATTACCTGCGCCGCGATTTCGACATCCGCGAAATCGAGATGCTCAGCCCGTCGTCCGCGGGGCGTTAA